A section of the Delphinus delphis chromosome 1, mDelDel1.2, whole genome shotgun sequence genome encodes:
- the MIB2 gene encoding E3 ubiquitin-protein ligase MIB2 isoform X4, whose translation MEPDPQAGVQVGMRVVRGVDWKWGQQDGGEGGVGTVVELGRHGSPSTPDRTVVVQWDHGTRTNYRAGYQGAHDLLLYDNAQIGVRHPNIICDCCKKHGLRGMRWKCRVCFDYDLCTQCYMHNKHDVAHAFERYETAHSRPVTLSPRQGLPRIPLRGIFQGAKVVRGPDWEWGSQDGGEGKPGQVVDIRGWDVETGRSVASVTWADGTTNVYRVGHKGKVDLKCVGEAAGGFYYREHLPRLGKPAELQRRVSADGQPFQHGDKVKCLLDADILRDMQEGHGGWNPRMAKHNSCSVGDVVRVIDDLDMVKRLQAGHGEWTDDMAPALGHIGRVLKVFGDGNLGVLVSGKLWTFSPSCLVAYRPEEDANLDVAERARENKSSLSVVLDKLRAQKSDLEHPGRLVVEVALGNVARALDLLRRHPEQVDTKNHGRTALQVAAYLGQVELVRLLLQARAGVDLPDDEGSTALHYAALGNQPEAARVLLSWGCGANTLNGTRSSALHVAVQRGFLEVVRVLCECGCDVNLPDAHADTPLHCAISAGTGASGIVEVLTEVPGIDVTATNSQGFTLLHHASLKGHTLAVRRILVRARQLVDAKKEDGFTALHLAALNDHREVAQVLIREGHCDVNVRNRKLQSPLHLAVQQAHVGLVPLLVDAGCSVNAEDEEGDTALHVALQRHQLLPLATDGAGGDPGALQLLSRLQASGLPGSTELTAGAAVACFLALEGADLSYANHRGRSPLDLAAEGRLLKALQGCAQRFRERQAGGGGGAAQGPRLALSAPNTVTNLHVTAPSGPEAAECLVCSELALLVLFSPCQHRTVCEECARRMKKCIRCQAVIVKKLRPDGTEVVSAAPAPGPPRQLVEELQSRYRQMEERITCPICIDSHIRLVFQCGHGACAPCGAALSACPICRQPIRDRIQIFV comes from the exons ATGGAGCCAGACCCCCAGGCGGGCGTGCAGGTGGGCATGCGCGTGGTACGCGGCGTGGACTGGAAGTGGGGCCAGCAGGACGGCGGCGAGGGCGGCGTGGGCACGGTGGTGGAGCTCGGCCGCCACGGCAGCCCTTCGACCCCCGACCGCACGGTGGTCGTGCAGTGGGACCACGGCACGCGCACCAACTACCGCGCGGGCTACCAGGGCGCGCATGACCTGCTGCTCTACGACAACGCCCAGATCG GCGTCCGCCACCCCAACATTATCTGCGACTGCTGCAAGAAGCACGGGCTGCGGGGCATGCGCTGGAAGTGCCGCGTCTGCTTCGACTACGATCTCTGCACGCAGTGCTACATGCACAACAAGCACGACGTGGCCCACGCCTTCGAGCGCTACGAGACGGCCCACTCGCGCCC GGTCACGCTGAGTCCCCGCCAGGGCCTCCCAAGGATCCCGTTAAGGGGCATCTTCCAGGGAGCGAAGGTGGTTCGGGGCCCTGACTGGGAGTGGGGTTCGCAGGATG gaggggaagggaagccgGGCCAAGTGGTGGACATCCGTGGCTGGGATGTGGAGACGGGCCGGAGTGTGGCCAGCGTGACATGGGCCGACGGCACCACCAACGTGTACCGCGTGGGCCACAAGGGCAAGGTGGACCTCAAGTGTGTGGGCGAGGCAGCTGGCGGCTTCTACTACAGGGAGCATCTCCCGAGGCTCG GCAAGCCTGCAGAGCTGCAGCGCAGGGTGAGTGCTGACGGCCAGCCCTTCCAGCATGGGGACAAGGTCAAGTGTCTGCTGGATGCAGACATCCTGAGGGACATGCAGGAAGGCCACGGCGGATGGAACCCCCGGATGGCCAAG CACAACTCCTGCTCGGTGGGTGACGTTGTGCGGGTCATTGACGACCTCGACATGGTGAAGCGGCTGCAGGCCGGGCATGGCGAGTGGACAGATGACATGGCCCCC gctCTGGGCCACATCGGGAGAGTACTGAAGGTTTTCGGAGATGGGAACTTGGGTGTGCTGGTCAGCGGTAAGCTGTGGACCTTCAGCCCCTCCTGCCTGGTGGCCTACCGGCCTGAGGAGGACGCCAACCTGGACGTGGCCGAGCGCGCCCGGGAGAACAAAA gctCCCTGAGTGTTGTCCTGGACAAGCTTCGAGCCCAGAAGAGTGACCTGGAGCACCCGGGGAGGCTGGTGGTGGAGGTGGCCCTGGGCAACGTGGCCCGGGCTCTGGACCTACTGCGGCGGCACCCGGAGCAG GTGGACACCAAGAACCATGGCAGGACCGCCCTGCAGGTGGCTGCCTACCTAGGCCAGGTGGAGCTGGTGcggctgctgctgcaggctcgggCGGGCGTGGACCTGCCGGACGACGAGGGCAGCACGGCGCTGCACTACGCGGCGCTGGG GAACCAGCCCGAGGCCGCCCGGGTGCTCCTGAGCTGGGGTTGCGGGGCCAACACTCTTAACGGCACCCGGAGCTCGGCGCTGCACGTGGCCGTGCAgaggggcttcctggaggtggtgagGGTCCTCTGTGAGTGCGGCTGTGACGTCAACCTGCCC GACGCCCATGCTGACACGCCCCTGCACTGTGCCATCTCGGCGGGCACTGGCGCCAGCGGCATCGTGGAGGTCCTCACCGAGGTGCCGGGCATCGACGTCACTGCCACGAACAGCCAAGGCTTCACCCTGCTGCACCATGCGTCCCTCAAAGGCCACACACT AGCCGTCAGAAGGATTCTGGTGCGGGCCCGGCAGCTGGTGGACGCCAAGAAGGAGGATGGGTTCACAGCGCTGCACCTGGCCGCCCTGAACGACCACAGGGAGGTGGCCCAGGTTCTCATCCGAGAG ggCCATTGTGACGTGAATGTTCGCAACCGTAAGCTCCAGTCCCCGCTGCACCTGGCTGTGCAGCAGGCCCACGTGGGGCTGGTGCCGCTGCTGGTGGACGCTGGCTGCAGCGTCAATGCCGAGGACGAGGAGGGGGACACAGCTCTGCATGTGGCACTGCAGCGTCACCAGCTGCTGCCCCTGGCGACTGATGGGGCCGGGGGGGACCCAGGGGCCTTGCAGCTGCTGTCAAGG CTACAGGCCTCGGGCCTTCCGGGCAGCACGGAGCTGACGGCGGGCGCGGCGGTCGCCTGCTTCTTGGCGCTGGAGGGCGCCGACCTGAGCTACGCCAACCACCGCGGCCGGAGCCCGCTGGACCTGGCAGCTGAGGGCCGCCTGCTCAAAGCCTTGCAGGGCTGTGCCCAGCGCTTCCG GGAGCGGCAGgctggcggcggcgggggcgcggCCCAGGGCCCAAGGCTGGCGCTCAGTGCCCCCAACACTGTTACCAACCTGCACGTCACTGCGCCGTCCGGGCCCGAGGCCGCTGAGTGCCTGGTGTGTTCGGAGCTGGCGCTGTTGGTGCTGTTCTCGCCTTGCCAGCACCGCACGGTGTGTGAGG AGTGCGCCCGCAGGATGAAGAAGTGCATCAGGTGCCAGGCGGTCATCGTCAAGAAGCTGCGCCCAG ACGGCACGGAGGTGGTCagcgccgcccccgcccccggcccacCGCGGCAGCTGGTGGAGGAGCTGCAGAGCCGCTACCGGCAGATGGAGGAGCGCATCACCTGCCCCATCTGCATCGACAGCCACATCCGCCTCGTGTTCCAGTGCGGTCACGGCGCCTGCGCGCCCTGCGGCGCTGCGCTCAGCGCCTGCCCCATCTGCCGCCAGCCCATCCGCGACCGCATCCAGATCTTCGTGTAG
- the MIB2 gene encoding E3 ubiquitin-protein ligase MIB2 isoform X1: MEPDPQAGVQVGMRVVRGVDWKWGQQDGGEGGVGTVVELGRHGSPSTPDRTVVVQWDHGTRTNYRAGYQGAHDLLLYDNAQIGVRHPNIICDCCKKHGLRGMRWKCRVCFDYDLCTQCYMHNKHDVAHAFERYETAHSRPVTLSPRQGLPRIPLRGIFQGAKVVRGPDWEWGSQDGGEGKPGQVVDIRGWDVETGRSVASVTWADGTTNVYRVGHKGKVDLKCVGEAAGGFYYREHLPRLGKPAELQRRVSADGQPFQHGDKVKCLLDADILRDMQEGHGGWNPRMAKCIGQMGTVHRITDHGDVRVQFGHKTRWTFHPGALVKHNSCSVGDVVRVIDDLDMVKRLQAGHGEWTDDMAPALGHIGRVLKVFGDGNLGVLVSGKLWTFSPSCLVAYRPEEDANLDVAERARENKSSLSVVLDKLRAQKSDLEHPGRLVVEVALGNVARALDLLRRHPEQVDTKNHGRTALQVAAYLGQVELVRLLLQARAGVDLPDDEGSTALHYAALGNQPEAARVLLSWGCGANTLNGTRSSALHVAVQRGFLEVVRVLCECGCDVNLPDAHADTPLHCAISAGTGASGIVEVLTEVPGIDVTATNSQGFTLLHHASLKGHTLAVRRILVRARQLVDAKKEDGFTALHLAALNDHREVAQVLIREGHCDVNVRNRKLQSPLHLAVQQAHVGLVPLLVDAGCSVNAEDEEGDTALHVALQRHQLLPLATDGAGGDPGALQLLSRLQASGLPGSTELTAGAAVACFLALEGADLSYANHRGRSPLDLAAEGRLLKALQGCAQRFRERQAGGGGGAAQGPRLALSAPNTVTNLHVTAPSGPEAAECLVCSELALLVLFSPCQHRTVCEECARRMKKCIRCQAVIVKKLRPDGTEVVSAAPAPGPPRQLVEELQSRYRQMEERITCPICIDSHIRLVFQCGHGACAPCGAALSACPICRQPIRDRIQIFV; encoded by the exons ATGGAGCCAGACCCCCAGGCGGGCGTGCAGGTGGGCATGCGCGTGGTACGCGGCGTGGACTGGAAGTGGGGCCAGCAGGACGGCGGCGAGGGCGGCGTGGGCACGGTGGTGGAGCTCGGCCGCCACGGCAGCCCTTCGACCCCCGACCGCACGGTGGTCGTGCAGTGGGACCACGGCACGCGCACCAACTACCGCGCGGGCTACCAGGGCGCGCATGACCTGCTGCTCTACGACAACGCCCAGATCG GCGTCCGCCACCCCAACATTATCTGCGACTGCTGCAAGAAGCACGGGCTGCGGGGCATGCGCTGGAAGTGCCGCGTCTGCTTCGACTACGATCTCTGCACGCAGTGCTACATGCACAACAAGCACGACGTGGCCCACGCCTTCGAGCGCTACGAGACGGCCCACTCGCGCCC GGTCACGCTGAGTCCCCGCCAGGGCCTCCCAAGGATCCCGTTAAGGGGCATCTTCCAGGGAGCGAAGGTGGTTCGGGGCCCTGACTGGGAGTGGGGTTCGCAGGATG gaggggaagggaagccgGGCCAAGTGGTGGACATCCGTGGCTGGGATGTGGAGACGGGCCGGAGTGTGGCCAGCGTGACATGGGCCGACGGCACCACCAACGTGTACCGCGTGGGCCACAAGGGCAAGGTGGACCTCAAGTGTGTGGGCGAGGCAGCTGGCGGCTTCTACTACAGGGAGCATCTCCCGAGGCTCG GCAAGCCTGCAGAGCTGCAGCGCAGGGTGAGTGCTGACGGCCAGCCCTTCCAGCATGGGGACAAGGTCAAGTGTCTGCTGGATGCAGACATCCTGAGGGACATGCAGGAAGGCCACGGCGGATGGAACCCCCGGATGGCCAAG TGTATCGGACAGATGGGCACCGTACACCGCATCACGGACCACGGGGACGTGCGTGTGCAGTTCGGCCACAAGACCCGCTGGACCTTCCACCCTGGGGCGCTCGTCAAG CACAACTCCTGCTCGGTGGGTGACGTTGTGCGGGTCATTGACGACCTCGACATGGTGAAGCGGCTGCAGGCCGGGCATGGCGAGTGGACAGATGACATGGCCCCC gctCTGGGCCACATCGGGAGAGTACTGAAGGTTTTCGGAGATGGGAACTTGGGTGTGCTGGTCAGCGGTAAGCTGTGGACCTTCAGCCCCTCCTGCCTGGTGGCCTACCGGCCTGAGGAGGACGCCAACCTGGACGTGGCCGAGCGCGCCCGGGAGAACAAAA gctCCCTGAGTGTTGTCCTGGACAAGCTTCGAGCCCAGAAGAGTGACCTGGAGCACCCGGGGAGGCTGGTGGTGGAGGTGGCCCTGGGCAACGTGGCCCGGGCTCTGGACCTACTGCGGCGGCACCCGGAGCAG GTGGACACCAAGAACCATGGCAGGACCGCCCTGCAGGTGGCTGCCTACCTAGGCCAGGTGGAGCTGGTGcggctgctgctgcaggctcgggCGGGCGTGGACCTGCCGGACGACGAGGGCAGCACGGCGCTGCACTACGCGGCGCTGGG GAACCAGCCCGAGGCCGCCCGGGTGCTCCTGAGCTGGGGTTGCGGGGCCAACACTCTTAACGGCACCCGGAGCTCGGCGCTGCACGTGGCCGTGCAgaggggcttcctggaggtggtgagGGTCCTCTGTGAGTGCGGCTGTGACGTCAACCTGCCC GACGCCCATGCTGACACGCCCCTGCACTGTGCCATCTCGGCGGGCACTGGCGCCAGCGGCATCGTGGAGGTCCTCACCGAGGTGCCGGGCATCGACGTCACTGCCACGAACAGCCAAGGCTTCACCCTGCTGCACCATGCGTCCCTCAAAGGCCACACACT AGCCGTCAGAAGGATTCTGGTGCGGGCCCGGCAGCTGGTGGACGCCAAGAAGGAGGATGGGTTCACAGCGCTGCACCTGGCCGCCCTGAACGACCACAGGGAGGTGGCCCAGGTTCTCATCCGAGAG ggCCATTGTGACGTGAATGTTCGCAACCGTAAGCTCCAGTCCCCGCTGCACCTGGCTGTGCAGCAGGCCCACGTGGGGCTGGTGCCGCTGCTGGTGGACGCTGGCTGCAGCGTCAATGCCGAGGACGAGGAGGGGGACACAGCTCTGCATGTGGCACTGCAGCGTCACCAGCTGCTGCCCCTGGCGACTGATGGGGCCGGGGGGGACCCAGGGGCCTTGCAGCTGCTGTCAAGG CTACAGGCCTCGGGCCTTCCGGGCAGCACGGAGCTGACGGCGGGCGCGGCGGTCGCCTGCTTCTTGGCGCTGGAGGGCGCCGACCTGAGCTACGCCAACCACCGCGGCCGGAGCCCGCTGGACCTGGCAGCTGAGGGCCGCCTGCTCAAAGCCTTGCAGGGCTGTGCCCAGCGCTTCCG GGAGCGGCAGgctggcggcggcgggggcgcggCCCAGGGCCCAAGGCTGGCGCTCAGTGCCCCCAACACTGTTACCAACCTGCACGTCACTGCGCCGTCCGGGCCCGAGGCCGCTGAGTGCCTGGTGTGTTCGGAGCTGGCGCTGTTGGTGCTGTTCTCGCCTTGCCAGCACCGCACGGTGTGTGAGG AGTGCGCCCGCAGGATGAAGAAGTGCATCAGGTGCCAGGCGGTCATCGTCAAGAAGCTGCGCCCAG ACGGCACGGAGGTGGTCagcgccgcccccgcccccggcccacCGCGGCAGCTGGTGGAGGAGCTGCAGAGCCGCTACCGGCAGATGGAGGAGCGCATCACCTGCCCCATCTGCATCGACAGCCACATCCGCCTCGTGTTCCAGTGCGGTCACGGCGCCTGCGCGCCCTGCGGCGCTGCGCTCAGCGCCTGCCCCATCTGCCGCCAGCCCATCCGCGACCGCATCCAGATCTTCGTGTAG
- the MIB2 gene encoding E3 ubiquitin-protein ligase MIB2 isoform X2 produces MEPDPQAGVQVGMRVVRGVDWKWGQQDGGEGGVGTVVELGRHGSPSTPDRTVVVQWDHGTRTNYRAGYQGAHDLLLYDNAQIGVRHPNIICDCCKKHGLRGMRWKCRVCFDYDLCTQCYMHNKHDVAHAFERYETAHSRPVTLSPRQGLPRIPLRGIFQGAKVVRGPDWEWGSQDGGEGKPGQVVDIRGWDVETGRSVASVTWADGTTNVYRVGHKGKVDLKCVGEAAGGFYYREHLPRLGKPAELQRRVSADGQPFQHGDKVKCLLDADILRDMQEGHGGWNPRMAKMGTVHRITDHGDVRVQFGHKTRWTFHPGALVKHNSCSVGDVVRVIDDLDMVKRLQAGHGEWTDDMAPALGHIGRVLKVFGDGNLGVLVSGKLWTFSPSCLVAYRPEEDANLDVAERARENKSSLSVVLDKLRAQKSDLEHPGRLVVEVALGNVARALDLLRRHPEQVDTKNHGRTALQVAAYLGQVELVRLLLQARAGVDLPDDEGSTALHYAALGNQPEAARVLLSWGCGANTLNGTRSSALHVAVQRGFLEVVRVLCECGCDVNLPDAHADTPLHCAISAGTGASGIVEVLTEVPGIDVTATNSQGFTLLHHASLKGHTLAVRRILVRARQLVDAKKEDGFTALHLAALNDHREVAQVLIREGHCDVNVRNRKLQSPLHLAVQQAHVGLVPLLVDAGCSVNAEDEEGDTALHVALQRHQLLPLATDGAGGDPGALQLLSRLQASGLPGSTELTAGAAVACFLALEGADLSYANHRGRSPLDLAAEGRLLKALQGCAQRFRERQAGGGGGAAQGPRLALSAPNTVTNLHVTAPSGPEAAECLVCSELALLVLFSPCQHRTVCEECARRMKKCIRCQAVIVKKLRPDGTEVVSAAPAPGPPRQLVEELQSRYRQMEERITCPICIDSHIRLVFQCGHGACAPCGAALSACPICRQPIRDRIQIFV; encoded by the exons ATGGAGCCAGACCCCCAGGCGGGCGTGCAGGTGGGCATGCGCGTGGTACGCGGCGTGGACTGGAAGTGGGGCCAGCAGGACGGCGGCGAGGGCGGCGTGGGCACGGTGGTGGAGCTCGGCCGCCACGGCAGCCCTTCGACCCCCGACCGCACGGTGGTCGTGCAGTGGGACCACGGCACGCGCACCAACTACCGCGCGGGCTACCAGGGCGCGCATGACCTGCTGCTCTACGACAACGCCCAGATCG GCGTCCGCCACCCCAACATTATCTGCGACTGCTGCAAGAAGCACGGGCTGCGGGGCATGCGCTGGAAGTGCCGCGTCTGCTTCGACTACGATCTCTGCACGCAGTGCTACATGCACAACAAGCACGACGTGGCCCACGCCTTCGAGCGCTACGAGACGGCCCACTCGCGCCC GGTCACGCTGAGTCCCCGCCAGGGCCTCCCAAGGATCCCGTTAAGGGGCATCTTCCAGGGAGCGAAGGTGGTTCGGGGCCCTGACTGGGAGTGGGGTTCGCAGGATG gaggggaagggaagccgGGCCAAGTGGTGGACATCCGTGGCTGGGATGTGGAGACGGGCCGGAGTGTGGCCAGCGTGACATGGGCCGACGGCACCACCAACGTGTACCGCGTGGGCCACAAGGGCAAGGTGGACCTCAAGTGTGTGGGCGAGGCAGCTGGCGGCTTCTACTACAGGGAGCATCTCCCGAGGCTCG GCAAGCCTGCAGAGCTGCAGCGCAGGGTGAGTGCTGACGGCCAGCCCTTCCAGCATGGGGACAAGGTCAAGTGTCTGCTGGATGCAGACATCCTGAGGGACATGCAGGAAGGCCACGGCGGATGGAACCCCCGGATGGCCAAG ATGGGCACCGTACACCGCATCACGGACCACGGGGACGTGCGTGTGCAGTTCGGCCACAAGACCCGCTGGACCTTCCACCCTGGGGCGCTCGTCAAG CACAACTCCTGCTCGGTGGGTGACGTTGTGCGGGTCATTGACGACCTCGACATGGTGAAGCGGCTGCAGGCCGGGCATGGCGAGTGGACAGATGACATGGCCCCC gctCTGGGCCACATCGGGAGAGTACTGAAGGTTTTCGGAGATGGGAACTTGGGTGTGCTGGTCAGCGGTAAGCTGTGGACCTTCAGCCCCTCCTGCCTGGTGGCCTACCGGCCTGAGGAGGACGCCAACCTGGACGTGGCCGAGCGCGCCCGGGAGAACAAAA gctCCCTGAGTGTTGTCCTGGACAAGCTTCGAGCCCAGAAGAGTGACCTGGAGCACCCGGGGAGGCTGGTGGTGGAGGTGGCCCTGGGCAACGTGGCCCGGGCTCTGGACCTACTGCGGCGGCACCCGGAGCAG GTGGACACCAAGAACCATGGCAGGACCGCCCTGCAGGTGGCTGCCTACCTAGGCCAGGTGGAGCTGGTGcggctgctgctgcaggctcgggCGGGCGTGGACCTGCCGGACGACGAGGGCAGCACGGCGCTGCACTACGCGGCGCTGGG GAACCAGCCCGAGGCCGCCCGGGTGCTCCTGAGCTGGGGTTGCGGGGCCAACACTCTTAACGGCACCCGGAGCTCGGCGCTGCACGTGGCCGTGCAgaggggcttcctggaggtggtgagGGTCCTCTGTGAGTGCGGCTGTGACGTCAACCTGCCC GACGCCCATGCTGACACGCCCCTGCACTGTGCCATCTCGGCGGGCACTGGCGCCAGCGGCATCGTGGAGGTCCTCACCGAGGTGCCGGGCATCGACGTCACTGCCACGAACAGCCAAGGCTTCACCCTGCTGCACCATGCGTCCCTCAAAGGCCACACACT AGCCGTCAGAAGGATTCTGGTGCGGGCCCGGCAGCTGGTGGACGCCAAGAAGGAGGATGGGTTCACAGCGCTGCACCTGGCCGCCCTGAACGACCACAGGGAGGTGGCCCAGGTTCTCATCCGAGAG ggCCATTGTGACGTGAATGTTCGCAACCGTAAGCTCCAGTCCCCGCTGCACCTGGCTGTGCAGCAGGCCCACGTGGGGCTGGTGCCGCTGCTGGTGGACGCTGGCTGCAGCGTCAATGCCGAGGACGAGGAGGGGGACACAGCTCTGCATGTGGCACTGCAGCGTCACCAGCTGCTGCCCCTGGCGACTGATGGGGCCGGGGGGGACCCAGGGGCCTTGCAGCTGCTGTCAAGG CTACAGGCCTCGGGCCTTCCGGGCAGCACGGAGCTGACGGCGGGCGCGGCGGTCGCCTGCTTCTTGGCGCTGGAGGGCGCCGACCTGAGCTACGCCAACCACCGCGGCCGGAGCCCGCTGGACCTGGCAGCTGAGGGCCGCCTGCTCAAAGCCTTGCAGGGCTGTGCCCAGCGCTTCCG GGAGCGGCAGgctggcggcggcgggggcgcggCCCAGGGCCCAAGGCTGGCGCTCAGTGCCCCCAACACTGTTACCAACCTGCACGTCACTGCGCCGTCCGGGCCCGAGGCCGCTGAGTGCCTGGTGTGTTCGGAGCTGGCGCTGTTGGTGCTGTTCTCGCCTTGCCAGCACCGCACGGTGTGTGAGG AGTGCGCCCGCAGGATGAAGAAGTGCATCAGGTGCCAGGCGGTCATCGTCAAGAAGCTGCGCCCAG ACGGCACGGAGGTGGTCagcgccgcccccgcccccggcccacCGCGGCAGCTGGTGGAGGAGCTGCAGAGCCGCTACCGGCAGATGGAGGAGCGCATCACCTGCCCCATCTGCATCGACAGCCACATCCGCCTCGTGTTCCAGTGCGGTCACGGCGCCTGCGCGCCCTGCGGCGCTGCGCTCAGCGCCTGCCCCATCTGCCGCCAGCCCATCCGCGACCGCATCCAGATCTTCGTGTAG